In the Streptomyces fradiae ATCC 10745 = DSM 40063 genome, one interval contains:
- a CDS encoding DUF7144 family membrane protein: MTTTQPRPESTAKQDWATGLTVFAAVMLLVVGVLDIFRGIAAVAEDEIFVTTPNYVYSFDLTTWGWIHLVLGVVAVIVSLGLFKPATWARVAGVGIAAIVIIANFLSLPYYPVWSIVVIALSGFIIWALCVVRTENFPDLVR, from the coding sequence ATGACCACGACACAACCCCGGCCGGAAAGCACGGCGAAGCAGGACTGGGCCACCGGCCTGACCGTCTTCGCGGCGGTGATGCTCCTCGTCGTCGGAGTGCTCGACATCTTCCGCGGTATCGCGGCCGTGGCCGAGGACGAGATCTTCGTCACGACGCCGAACTACGTCTACTCGTTCGACCTCACCACCTGGGGCTGGATCCACCTCGTCCTGGGCGTGGTCGCGGTCATCGTGAGCCTCGGCCTGTTCAAGCCCGCCACCTGGGCGCGGGTCGCCGGCGTCGGCATCGCCGCGATCGTCATCATCGCCAACTTCCTCTCCCTGCCGTACTACCCGGTGTGGTCGATCGTGGTGATCGCGCTGTCCGGCTTCATCATCTGGGCCCTGTGCGTGGTGCGGACGGAGAACTTCCCGGACCTGGTCCGGTGA
- a CDS encoding SHOCT domain-containing protein, with the protein MNPQTNLAYDYPLLSAFWTILVFFLWVLWFVLLFRIIMDIFRDDDLSGWAKAGWLIFCILLPFLGVFVYVIARGKGMGRREAAQARAQQEEFKAYIRDTASAPAKPSSVDELTRLADIRDRGAITDEEYRRAKELVLSGHGPADRPGSTAHT; encoded by the coding sequence ATGAACCCACAGACGAACCTGGCGTACGACTACCCGCTGCTCAGCGCCTTCTGGACGATCCTCGTGTTCTTCCTCTGGGTCCTCTGGTTCGTCCTGCTGTTCCGGATCATCATGGACATCTTCCGTGACGACGACCTGAGCGGCTGGGCGAAGGCCGGATGGCTGATCTTCTGCATCCTGCTGCCCTTCCTCGGCGTGTTCGTCTACGTCATCGCACGTGGCAAGGGCATGGGACGCCGCGAGGCCGCGCAGGCCCGGGCGCAGCAGGAGGAGTTCAAGGCGTACATCCGCGACACCGCGTCCGCTCCGGCGAAGCCCAGCAGCGTCGACGAGCTCACCAGGCTGGCCGACATCCGGGACCGGGGCGCCATCACGGACGAGGAGTACCGCAGGGCGAAGGAACTCGTCCTGAGCGGCCACGGCCCGGCGGACCGCCCCGGCTCCACCGCCCACACCTGA
- a CDS encoding HdeD family acid-resistance protein, whose translation MPVSPGTAPHNGPEWGPTGAAPGSGGDPADVLARLGRSWTWLLGSAAVTLVPGVLILVWPEATLHVLAVVVGLYLLATGVFRLVSAFARPGHERLPGLLLAVLFVLAGVLCLRNPLQTIAALTLVVGAVWIVSGILTLYTALTAEDLPHRGVLIGVAALGIVAGVVVLALPVESARALTRLVGLWLVLLGLAEAGMALAWRSALRGASRRV comes from the coding sequence ATGCCCGTCTCACCCGGTACGGCGCCGCACAACGGCCCCGAGTGGGGCCCCACCGGGGCGGCCCCCGGTTCGGGCGGCGATCCCGCCGACGTCCTCGCACGGCTCGGACGCTCCTGGACGTGGCTGCTCGGCTCGGCCGCGGTCACGCTGGTGCCGGGCGTCCTGATCCTGGTGTGGCCGGAGGCGACCCTGCACGTCCTGGCCGTCGTCGTCGGCCTGTACCTGCTGGCGACCGGGGTCTTCCGCCTCGTTTCCGCCTTCGCCCGCCCGGGACACGAGCGGCTTCCCGGCCTGCTCCTGGCCGTGCTGTTCGTGCTGGCCGGGGTGCTGTGCCTGCGCAATCCCCTGCAGACCATCGCCGCGCTCACGCTGGTCGTCGGCGCCGTCTGGATCGTGTCGGGCATCCTCACCCTCTACACGGCCCTCACGGCCGAGGACCTGCCGCACCGCGGCGTCCTCATCGGGGTCGCGGCGCTCGGCATCGTCGCGGGCGTCGTGGTCCTGGCACTGCCGGTGGAGTCCGCGCGCGCCCTGACCCGGCTGGTCGGCCTGTGGCTGGTCCTGCTCGGCCTGGCCGAGGCGGGCATGGCCCTGGCCTGGCGGTCCGCCCTGCGCGGCGCCTCCCGCCGTGTGTGA
- a CDS encoding potassium channel family protein, producing MGDPHTPGGGPGRPPEEGPGRGRAPAGAAGSRRRHRGSRSVLARALTLARAVFVATALVTAYYLLPLDQRGPSDIPVLVSGLVLVLLVFGWEVRAIARSPFPRLKAAEALGATLALFLILFASAYYLLDRSAPGSFSESLTRTDALYFALTTFSTTGFGDIAALSQTGRVLAMAQMTGGLLLVGVAAKVLANAVEAGLRRQGGGPPEHPLPAAHHTAGHTTAPEPPAPGTATGADTRPGTGGGAPEEEA from the coding sequence ATGGGCGATCCACACACCCCCGGAGGCGGCCCCGGGCGGCCCCCGGAGGAGGGCCCCGGAAGGGGCCGGGCGCCGGCGGGGGCGGCCGGGTCCCGGCGGCGCCACCGCGGGTCGCGCTCCGTCCTCGCCCGCGCCCTCACCCTCGCCCGCGCGGTCTTCGTCGCCACCGCCCTCGTCACCGCCTACTACCTGCTCCCGCTGGACCAGCGCGGGCCGAGCGACATCCCGGTACTGGTGTCCGGTCTGGTACTGGTCCTGCTGGTGTTCGGCTGGGAGGTGCGCGCCATCGCCCGCTCGCCGTTCCCCCGGCTGAAGGCCGCCGAGGCCCTGGGCGCCACGCTGGCCCTCTTCCTGATCCTCTTCGCCAGCGCCTACTACCTGCTGGACCGGTCCGCCCCCGGCTCCTTCAGCGAGTCGCTGACCAGGACGGACGCCCTGTACTTCGCGTTGACGACGTTCAGCACCACCGGCTTCGGGGACATCGCCGCGCTCTCCCAGACCGGACGCGTGCTGGCGATGGCGCAGATGACGGGCGGCCTGCTGCTCGTGGGCGTCGCCGCCAAGGTGCTGGCGAACGCGGTCGAGGCGGGGCTGCGCCGGCAGGGCGGCGGGCCACCGGAGCACCCGCTCCCCGCCGCCCACCACACGGCCGGCCACACGACCGCCCCCGAACCACCCGCGCCCGGCACGGCGACCGGCGCGGACACCAGGCCCGGCACCGGCGGCGGTGCCCCGGAGGAGGAGGCGTGA
- a CDS encoding DUF2252 domain-containing protein, translated as MTGGASEFTASLTPAERVARGREARRRVPRSGHAGYEPARGRPDPIDVLERQSADREADLVPIRYGRMLESPFRFYRGAAAIMAADLAALPRTGLGVQLCGDAHPLNFRLLASPERRLVFDVNDFDETLTGPFEWDVKRLAAGLVTAARANGFSAREQNRAVRACVGAYRARMRDLADMRTLDVWYAQDDAGWIRELLASSADREVRRRAARAAARARTRTHLRAYEKLTRVTDRGRRIAPDPPLIVPLDRLAAGHPAAVGREELLRGLLEGYARTLPPERRHLLRHYRLVDMARKVVGVGSVGTRCWVLLLLGKDDDDPLLLQAKEAQESVLAAHTDAERYGNQGRRVVTGQRLMQTTGDIFLGWTRVTGLDGRDRDFYVRQLWDWKGVARPETMGPDLFSLFGRLCGACLARAHARSGDPLAIAAYLGGGDRFDRALAEFAQVYADRNERDFEALGAAWRSGRITAER; from the coding sequence ATGACCGGCGGCGCGAGCGAGTTCACCGCGTCCCTCACCCCGGCCGAGCGCGTGGCCCGCGGACGGGAGGCCCGCAGGCGGGTGCCGCGCTCGGGCCACGCCGGCTACGAGCCGGCGCGCGGACGGCCGGACCCGATCGACGTCCTGGAGCGCCAGTCCGCCGACCGGGAGGCCGACCTGGTGCCCATCCGGTACGGCCGCATGCTGGAGTCGCCGTTCCGCTTCTACCGGGGCGCCGCCGCGATCATGGCGGCGGACCTGGCGGCGCTGCCCCGCACCGGACTGGGGGTCCAGCTCTGCGGCGACGCGCACCCGCTGAACTTCCGGCTCCTCGCCTCGCCGGAGCGGCGCCTCGTCTTCGACGTCAACGACTTCGACGAGACCCTGACCGGCCCGTTCGAGTGGGACGTGAAGCGGCTGGCCGCCGGTCTCGTGACGGCCGCGCGGGCGAACGGCTTCTCGGCGAGGGAGCAGAACCGCGCCGTACGGGCGTGCGTCGGGGCGTACCGGGCGCGCATGCGGGACTTGGCCGACATGCGCACCCTGGACGTCTGGTACGCCCAGGACGACGCCGGGTGGATCCGGGAGCTGCTGGCCTCGTCGGCGGACCGGGAGGTGCGGCGGCGCGCCGCGCGGGCGGCGGCGCGGGCCCGGACGCGGACGCACCTGCGCGCGTACGAGAAGCTGACCCGTGTCACGGACCGGGGCCGCCGGATCGCCCCCGACCCGCCGCTGATCGTCCCGCTCGACCGCCTGGCGGCCGGGCACCCGGCGGCGGTGGGCCGGGAGGAGCTGCTGCGGGGCCTCCTGGAGGGGTACGCGCGCACCCTGCCCCCGGAGCGCCGGCACCTGCTGCGCCACTACCGCCTGGTGGACATGGCGCGGAAGGTGGTCGGGGTGGGCAGTGTCGGGACGCGCTGCTGGGTGCTGCTCCTGCTCGGCAAGGACGACGACGACCCGCTGCTGCTCCAGGCCAAGGAGGCCCAGGAGTCGGTGCTGGCCGCCCACACGGACGCCGAGCGGTACGGCAACCAGGGCCGCCGCGTGGTGACCGGGCAGCGCCTGATGCAGACCACCGGGGACATCTTCCTGGGCTGGACGCGCGTGACGGGCCTGGACGGGCGCGACCGGGACTTCTACGTGCGGCAGCTGTGGGACTGGAAGGGCGTGGCGCGGCCGGAGACGATGGGCCCGGACCTGTTCTCCCTCTTCGGCCGGCTGTGCGGGGCGTGTCTGGCGCGGGCCCACGCCCGTTCGGGTGATCCCCTCGCCATCGCGGCCTACCTGGGCGGCGGGGACCGCTTCGACCGCGCGCTCGCCGAGTTCGCGCAGGTCTACGCCGACCGGAACGAACGGGACTTCGAGGCGCTCGGCGCCGCCTGGCGCTCCGGCCGGATCACCGCGGAACGGTAG
- a CDS encoding LuxR C-terminal-related transcriptional regulator — MADIEDAGEPAVPDAGAATEPVVPYAGAATEPTVPYAGEATEPAAGEATEPVVPCADPLGEPFLRARFSLPSLPAGFLRRQRLAGHLDQALGTPLTLLNGPAGAGKTLLAADWAAGLRRPVAWLTTEAADRRPGVFWSYVLQALRASGVPLSPAVGTPADPGAVDRRLLAALAAELSEQTRPAVLVLDEYDRLPDPETAGQLEFVLHHAGPGLRLVLVGRTEPLLPLHRYRAAGELTEIRASELAFTPDEAALLLASHGLDLPDRAVRALVDRTRGWAAGLRLFALAARESDDPERYLKEFEAGSSTIADFLLAEVLKGQTEETQDLLLRVSVLERFRPELADALTLRSDAGPLLAGLCRANAFVERLGHTWYRLHPLFAEILRAHLRERLPGLEPELHRRAAAWFHRSGMLGETLGHGAAAGDWDLAASALVADLAIGRFFTGLHADDLAALFSRMGPEPATPAADLVRAARDLAGRETDQGLARLRRAGEPPGGGSDDAAARMSRALLEALAARLTGCPARGEEAAAEADATRPELPGRLLDAHPELTALQLTHLGSARLWAGRVEDAHAALTAAAGSPAATSTALPRKEALAHLALLDYLNGWPGRAERKALAAVSEAERAGLPQRAGSGLDRLVLAAVAVERHELDRARSLLDEAARHGCDPRDPVPTAGRALVAARLALADGAVRDAAETVRPPLSTVEPSPWAVGHEALVTAARHLAEGRPGEAAEGLRAVPADQPACVAEAAAIQLASGHAGAAADLLDGIRADGRTGPAVHVRTTLVRAGAAAEAGDEAAARALVRRALLDARRERLRRPFLDAGAWLGPLLAEAPLRELAEGWLAPGPPGRDRRGLPEPSPPPLAAVELSGRERDVLERLARMMSTEEIAADLFVSLNTVKTHLKSVYRKLAVNRRGDAVRRAHDLGLL, encoded by the coding sequence GTGGCCGACATCGAGGACGCGGGGGAGCCGGCCGTCCCCGACGCCGGGGCCGCGACGGAGCCGGTCGTTCCCTACGCCGGGGCCGCGACGGAGCCGACCGTCCCCTACGCCGGGGAAGCGACGGAGCCGGCCGCCGGGGAAGCGACGGAGCCGGTCGTTCCGTGCGCCGACCCCCTCGGGGAGCCGTTCCTGCGGGCGCGGTTCTCGCTGCCCTCCCTGCCCGCCGGGTTCCTGCGGCGGCAGCGGCTGGCCGGCCATCTCGACCAGGCGCTCGGGACACCGCTGACCCTGCTCAACGGCCCGGCCGGGGCCGGGAAGACCCTGCTCGCCGCCGACTGGGCCGCCGGGCTGCGCCGGCCGGTCGCGTGGCTCACCACCGAGGCGGCCGACCGCCGGCCCGGCGTGTTCTGGTCGTACGTCCTCCAGGCGCTCCGCGCCTCCGGAGTGCCGCTGTCCCCGGCGGTGGGGACGCCGGCGGACCCGGGGGCGGTGGACCGGAGGCTGCTGGCGGCCCTCGCCGCCGAGCTGAGCGAACAGACCCGGCCCGCGGTCCTCGTGCTCGACGAGTACGACCGCCTCCCCGATCCGGAGACCGCCGGGCAGCTGGAGTTCGTCCTCCACCACGCCGGGCCGGGACTGCGCCTCGTCCTCGTCGGCCGCACGGAGCCGCTGCTCCCCCTGCACCGCTACCGGGCGGCCGGTGAACTGACCGAGATCCGCGCCTCCGAGCTCGCCTTCACCCCCGACGAGGCCGCCCTCCTGCTGGCGTCGCACGGCCTGGACCTCCCGGACCGCGCCGTGCGCGCCCTCGTGGACCGCACCCGCGGCTGGGCCGCCGGACTGCGCCTCTTCGCCCTGGCCGCGCGGGAGAGCGACGACCCGGAGCGCTACCTGAAGGAGTTCGAGGCGGGCAGCAGCACCATCGCGGACTTCCTCCTCGCCGAGGTCCTCAAGGGGCAGACCGAGGAGACCCAGGACCTCCTGCTGCGCGTCAGCGTGCTGGAGCGCTTCCGCCCGGAACTGGCCGACGCGCTGACCCTCCGCTCCGACGCCGGGCCCCTGCTCGCCGGGCTGTGCCGCGCCAACGCCTTCGTCGAGCGCCTCGGGCACACCTGGTACCGGCTCCACCCGCTGTTCGCCGAGATACTCCGCGCCCACCTGCGGGAGCGCCTGCCCGGTCTGGAGCCGGAGCTCCACCGGCGGGCGGCGGCCTGGTTCCACCGCTCCGGGATGCTGGGGGAGACGCTCGGCCACGGGGCCGCCGCGGGCGACTGGGACCTGGCCGCCTCGGCCCTCGTGGCCGACCTGGCGATCGGCCGGTTCTTCACCGGCCTGCACGCGGACGACCTGGCCGCGCTGTTCTCCCGCATGGGACCCGAGCCCGCCACCCCGGCGGCGGACCTGGTGCGCGCGGCCCGCGACCTGGCCGGCCGCGAGACCGACCAGGGCCTGGCGCGGCTGCGCCGTGCCGGGGAGCCCCCGGGCGGCGGCTCGGACGACGCGGCGGCCCGCATGAGCCGCGCCCTGCTGGAGGCGCTCGCCGCCCGGCTCACCGGGTGCCCCGCGCGGGGCGAGGAGGCCGCCGCCGAGGCCGACGCGACACGACCGGAGCTTCCCGGCCGCCTCCTGGACGCGCACCCGGAGCTGACCGCCCTGCAGCTGACCCATCTCGGTTCGGCCCGGCTGTGGGCCGGACGCGTCGAGGACGCGCACGCGGCGCTCACCGCCGCGGCCGGTTCCCCCGCCGCGACCTCCACCGCGCTGCCCCGCAAGGAGGCGCTCGCCCACCTCGCCCTGCTCGACTACCTCAACGGCTGGCCCGGCCGGGCCGAACGCAAGGCGCTCGCGGCCGTCTCCGAGGCGGAGCGGGCCGGCCTCCCCCAGCGGGCGGGCTCCGGACTCGACCGGCTGGTCCTCGCGGCCGTCGCCGTCGAGCGCCATGAACTCGACCGGGCGCGGTCCCTCCTCGACGAGGCGGCGCGGCACGGATGCGACCCGCGCGATCCGGTGCCGACGGCCGGGCGGGCGCTCGTCGCGGCCCGGCTCGCCCTGGCGGACGGCGCGGTCCGGGACGCCGCCGAGACCGTGCGCCCGCCCCTGTCCACCGTCGAACCCTCGCCCTGGGCGGTGGGCCACGAGGCGCTCGTCACGGCAGCCCGCCACCTGGCCGAGGGCCGGCCCGGCGAGGCCGCCGAGGGGCTGCGGGCGGTGCCGGCCGACCAGCCGGCGTGTGTCGCGGAGGCCGCGGCGATCCAGCTCGCCTCCGGGCACGCCGGGGCCGCCGCCGACCTGCTCGACGGCATCCGCGCCGACGGGCGGACCGGCCCCGCGGTGCACGTCCGCACCACGCTGGTACGGGCCGGGGCCGCGGCGGAGGCGGGCGATGAGGCCGCCGCGCGCGCCCTCGTACGGCGGGCACTCCTCGACGCGCGGCGCGAACGGCTGCGGCGCCCGTTCCTCGACGCGGGCGCCTGGCTCGGCCCCCTCCTGGCCGAGGCGCCGCTGCGCGAGCTGGCGGAGGGCTGGCTCGCCCCCGGCCCGCCCGGGCGCGACCGCCGGGGCCTGCCGGAGCCGTCGCCGCCGCCGCTCGCCGCCGTGGAGCTGAGCGGACGCGAGCGCGACGTCCTCGAACGGCTGGCCCGGATGATGTCGACGGAGGAGATCGCCGCCGACCTGTTCGTCTCCCTGAACACGGTGAAGACCCACCTCAAGAGCGTCTACCGGAAACTCGCGGTGAACCGCCGCGGCGACGCGGTGCGCCGCGCGCACGACCTCGGACTGCTGTGA
- a CDS encoding MerR family transcriptional regulator, producing the protein MGDRLKAADLARSAGISVQQLRTYVDTGLLPPVERTPAGYRVFTDVHADALAVARRLAAGHGWATARTVMAAVHRGDVEAALAAVDAGHARLDRERAELAAVREAMGALPAGRLPAQGVPRHPLRIGEAARALGVKPPVLRLWEARGLLRPARDPVTGYRVYDPAELRLARIVALLRTGHHPLAAIEAVVREVRASGGTDRVADELDARAAALHRRSRERLGASAALDGYLRRLGHR; encoded by the coding sequence ATGGGCGACCGGCTGAAGGCGGCGGACCTCGCCAGGTCCGCCGGGATCTCCGTACAGCAGCTGCGGACCTACGTGGACACCGGTCTGCTCCCGCCCGTGGAGCGCACCCCCGCCGGTTACCGGGTCTTCACCGACGTCCACGCCGACGCCCTCGCCGTCGCCCGGCGGCTCGCCGCCGGGCACGGCTGGGCGACCGCCCGGACGGTGATGGCCGCCGTCCACCGGGGCGACGTGGAGGCCGCGCTCGCCGCCGTGGACGCCGGACACGCCCGGCTGGACCGGGAGCGCGCCGAACTCGCCGCCGTACGCGAGGCCATGGGCGCCCTGCCGGCCGGGCGGCTCCCCGCCCAGGGCGTGCCCCGGCACCCGCTGCGCATCGGCGAGGCCGCGCGCGCCCTGGGGGTGAAGCCGCCCGTCCTGCGGCTGTGGGAGGCCCGCGGACTGCTGCGCCCGGCCCGCGACCCGGTCACCGGTTACCGGGTCTACGACCCCGCGGAGCTGCGCCTCGCCCGGATCGTGGCGCTCCTGCGTACGGGCCACCACCCGCTCGCCGCCATCGAGGCGGTGGTGCGCGAGGTGCGCGCGAGCGGCGGCACCGACCGCGTCGCCGACGAGCTGGACGCCCGGGCCGCCGCCCTCCACCGGCGCAGCCGGGAACGGCTCGGCGCGTCCGCCGCCCTGGACGGGTACCTGCGCCGCCTCGGCCACCGCTGA
- a CDS encoding electron transfer flavoprotein subunit alpha/FixB family protein: MAEVLVYVDHVDGAVRKPTLELLTLARRVGEPVAVALGPGAEATAATLAEHGATRVLTADAAEFADYLVVPKVDALQAAYESVSPAAVLVPSSAEGKEIAARLAVRIGSGIITDAIDIEAGDEGPVATQSVFAAAFTTKSRVSKGTPVITVKPNSAPVEAAPAAGAVEALAVSFSDKATGTKVVSRTPRESTGRPELTEAAIVVSGGRGVNGAENFALIEGLADSLGAAVGASRAAVDAGWYPHTSQVGQTGKSVSPQLYVATGISGAIQHRAGMQTSKTIVAINKDPEAPIFDLVDYGVVGDLFEVVPQLTDEIKSRKG; encoded by the coding sequence ATGGCTGAAGTTCTCGTCTACGTCGACCACGTGGACGGCGCCGTCCGCAAGCCCACCCTGGAGCTGCTGACGCTGGCCCGCCGCGTCGGCGAGCCCGTCGCCGTGGCCCTCGGCCCCGGCGCCGAGGCCACCGCCGCCACCCTGGCCGAGCACGGCGCGACCCGCGTCCTGACGGCCGACGCCGCCGAGTTCGCGGACTACCTCGTCGTCCCGAAGGTCGACGCCCTCCAGGCCGCGTACGAGTCGGTGTCCCCGGCCGCCGTGCTCGTCCCGTCCTCCGCCGAGGGCAAGGAGATCGCCGCCCGCCTCGCGGTCCGCATCGGCTCCGGCATCATCACGGACGCCATCGACATCGAGGCCGGCGACGAGGGCCCGGTCGCGACGCAGTCCGTGTTCGCCGCCGCGTTCACCACCAAGTCCCGCGTCTCCAAGGGCACCCCGGTCATCACGGTCAAGCCGAACTCGGCCCCCGTCGAGGCCGCCCCCGCCGCGGGCGCCGTCGAGGCCCTCGCGGTCTCCTTCTCCGACAAGGCCACCGGCACCAAGGTCGTCTCCCGCACGCCGCGCGAGTCGACCGGCCGCCCCGAGCTGACCGAGGCCGCGATCGTGGTCTCCGGCGGCCGCGGCGTCAACGGCGCCGAGAACTTCGCGCTCATCGAGGGCCTGGCCGACTCGCTCGGTGCCGCCGTCGGCGCCTCCCGCGCCGCCGTCGACGCCGGCTGGTACCCGCACACCAGCCAGGTCGGCCAGACCGGCAAGTCGGTGTCGCCGCAGCTGTACGTCGCCACCGGCATCTCCGGCGCGATCCAGCACCGCGCCGGCATGCAGACCTCGAAGACCATCGTGGCCATCAACAAGGACCCCGAGGCCCCGATCTTCGACCTGGTCGACTACGGCGTGGTCGGCGACCTCTTCGAGGTCGTCCCGCAGCTCACCGACGAGATCAAGTCCCGCAAGGGCTGA
- a CDS encoding electron transfer flavoprotein subunit beta/FixA family protein, which yields MSLRIVVCVKYVPDATGDRHFADDLTVDRDDVDGLLSELDEYAVEQALQIADEADDAEITVLTVGPEDAKDALRKALSMGADKAVHVEDDDLHGTDVMGTSLVLAKAIEKTGYDLVICGMASTDGVMGVLPAILAERLGVPQVTLLSEVSVEDGVVKGRRDGDAATEQLEASLPAVVSVTDQSGEARYPSFKGIMAAKKKPVESLDLDDLDIDADEVGLEGAWTKVDSAAERPARTAGTIVKDEGEGGKQLAQFLASQKFI from the coding sequence GTGAGCTTGAGGATCGTTGTCTGTGTGAAGTACGTGCCCGACGCCACCGGCGACCGGCACTTCGCCGATGACCTGACCGTCGACCGCGACGACGTCGACGGCCTGCTGTCGGAGCTGGACGAGTACGCGGTCGAGCAGGCGCTGCAGATCGCCGACGAGGCGGACGACGCGGAGATCACCGTGCTGACCGTCGGCCCCGAGGACGCCAAGGACGCGCTGCGCAAGGCGCTGTCCATGGGCGCCGACAAGGCCGTCCACGTCGAGGACGACGACCTCCACGGCACCGACGTCATGGGCACCTCCCTGGTGCTCGCCAAGGCCATCGAGAAGACCGGCTACGACCTGGTCATCTGCGGCATGGCGTCCACCGACGGCGTCATGGGCGTCCTGCCGGCGATCCTCGCCGAGCGCCTCGGCGTCCCGCAGGTCACCCTCCTCTCCGAGGTCTCCGTCGAGGACGGCGTGGTCAAGGGCCGCCGCGACGGCGACGCCGCGACCGAGCAGCTCGAGGCGTCCCTCCCGGCCGTCGTCTCCGTGACCGACCAGTCCGGCGAGGCCCGCTACCCGTCCTTCAAGGGCATCATGGCGGCGAAGAAGAAGCCGGTGGAGTCCCTGGACCTCGACGACCTGGACATCGACGCCGACGAGGTCGGCCTCGAGGGCGCCTGGACGAAGGTCGACTCCGCGGCGGAGCGCCCGGCCCGCACGGCCGGAACGATCGTCAAGGACGAGGGCGAGGGCGGCAAGCAGCTGGCCCAGTTCCTCGCGAGCCAGAAGTTCATCTAG
- a CDS encoding flavin reductase family protein, which translates to MTVTHDLGAGAPGAPVVAGPELLRSAFRRHAAGVAVITAPGPAARGGRPAGFTASSLTSVSADPPLVSFGIGTGSSSWPAVAEAAHIGVHLLGEEQSALAATFARSGADRFAPPTRWTAGPEGVPVLDGVLAWLVCRVVGRVPAGDHRIVIAEVVAGDAAAREGRPLLYHHGRFNALRD; encoded by the coding sequence ATGACGGTCACCCACGATCTCGGCGCGGGCGCGCCCGGCGCCCCGGTCGTCGCCGGCCCCGAGCTGCTGCGCTCCGCGTTCCGCAGGCACGCCGCGGGCGTCGCGGTCATCACCGCCCCCGGCCCCGCCGCCCGCGGCGGCCGGCCCGCCGGGTTCACGGCGAGCTCCCTCACCTCCGTCTCCGCCGACCCGCCGCTGGTCTCCTTCGGCATAGGCACCGGCTCGTCGAGCTGGCCGGCCGTCGCCGAGGCCGCCCACATCGGCGTCCACCTCCTGGGGGAGGAGCAGAGCGCGCTGGCCGCCACCTTCGCCCGCAGCGGCGCCGACCGCTTCGCCCCGCCGACCCGCTGGACCGCGGGGCCCGAGGGTGTCCCCGTCCTCGACGGGGTCCTCGCCTGGCTGGTCTGCCGCGTCGTGGGCCGCGTCCCGGCGGGCGACCACCGCATCGTGATCGCCGAGGTCGTCGCGGGCGACGCCGCCGCGCGGGAGGGCCGGCCGCTGCTGTACCACCACGGGCGCTTCAACGCGCTGAGGGACTGA
- a CDS encoding putative leader peptide has translation MPRLVRLTPVPYELLLHGRVHVDLARHASALCPGA, from the coding sequence GTGCCGCGCCTCGTCAGGCTGACGCCCGTGCCGTACGAACTCCTTCTCCACGGGCGGGTCCACGTCGACCTCGCCCGCCACGCGAGCGCGCTCTGTCCGGGTGCCTGA
- a CDS encoding TlpA family protein disulfide reductase: MAVRESADAGGAGHGERVVGPGELGAALGRRATLVHFSTAFCQPCRATRRVLAGVADMVEGVAHVEVDAERNLALVRDLGVTATPTVLILDAAGREVRRATGQPRTADVVAALGRALETPADRP, encoded by the coding sequence ATGGCGGTGCGGGAGAGTGCGGACGCCGGGGGCGCGGGGCACGGGGAGCGGGTAGTCGGCCCCGGCGAGCTGGGGGCCGCGCTCGGGCGGCGGGCCACCCTCGTGCACTTCTCCACCGCGTTCTGCCAGCCCTGCCGGGCCACCCGCCGGGTCCTGGCGGGTGTGGCGGACATGGTCGAGGGCGTCGCCCACGTCGAGGTCGACGCCGAGCGGAACCTGGCGCTCGTGCGGGACCTCGGCGTCACCGCCACGCCCACCGTGCTGATCCTCGACGCGGCCGGCCGCGAGGTCCGCCGCGCCACCGGGCAGCCCCGCACGGCGGACGTGGTCGCCGCGCTCGGCCGGGCCCTCGAAACCCCCGCTGACCGGCCGTGA